One segment of Phragmites australis chromosome 13, lpPhrAust1.1, whole genome shotgun sequence DNA contains the following:
- the LOC133889831 gene encoding peroxidase 31-like, producing MGTLPRRRALFSLALLLLAAAASGAAAAPRLSPNYYRRSCPRVERIVSDVIAAKQRANPSTAAGTLRLFFHDCFVNGCDASVLISPLSSDATPERAADINLSLPGDAFDAVDRAKVALEAACPGVVSCADILALAARDLVGILGGPRFPVALGRRDSARSDARDVEGNLPRTNMSARAMARLFASKGLSPREMVALAGAHTVGFSHCAEFAHRLYNYRSADGYDPRLNPEFARALQRSCAGYRGDPTVSIFNDVVTPRDFDEAYYKNLPRGLGLLASDAALWEYPPTRVFVQRYADNRTAFFEDFAAGMQRLGAVGVKTGRQGVVRRRCDALD from the coding sequence ATGGGCACGCtgccccgccgccgcgccctcttctccctcgccctcctcctcctcgccgccgcggcctccggcgcggcggcggcgcccagGCTGTCGCCCAACTACTACCGCCGCAGCTGCCCGCGCGTGGAGCGGATCGTGTCCGACGTCATTGCCGCCAAGCAGCGCGCCAACCCGTCCACCGCCGCCGGCACGCTCCGGCTcttcttccacgactgcttcgtcaaCGGCTGCGACGCCTCCGTCCTCATCTCCCCGCTCTCCTCCGACGCCACCCCCGAGCGCGCCGCCGACATCAACCTCTCCCTCCCGGGCGATGCCTTCGACGCCGTCGACCGCGCCAAGGTCGCGCTGGAGGCCGCCTGCCCTGgcgtcgtctcctgcgccgacatcCTCGCGCTCGCGGCGCGGGACCTCGTGGGCATCCTGGGCGGGCCGCGGTTCCCCGTCGCGCTGGGCCGCCGCGACTCCGCCCGCTCCGACGCGCGCGACGTGGAGGGGAACCTGCCCCGCACTAACATGTCGGCGCGCGCCATGGCGCGGCTCTTCGCGAGCAAGGGGCTCTCACCGCGGGAGATGGTCGCGCTCGCCGGCGCGCACACCGTCGGCTTCTCCCACTGCGCCGAGTTCGCGCACCGCCTGTACAACTACAGGAGCGCGGATGGGTACGACCCGCGGCTGAACCCGGAGTTCGCGCGCGCGCTGCAGCGGTCCTGCGCGGGCTACCGGGGCGACCCCACAGTGTCCATCTTCAACGACGTGGTGACGCCCCGGGACTTCGACGAGGCGTACTACAAGAACCTGCCCCGCGGGCTGGGCCTGCTCGCCTCCGACGCCGCGCTGTGGGAGTACCCGCCCACCAGGGTGTTTGTCCAGCGGTACGCGGACAACCGCACGGCCTTCTTCGAGGACTTCGCCGCGGGGATGCAGAGGCTCGGCGCCGTCGGCGTCAAGACCGGGCGGCAGGGAGTCGTCAGGCGGCGCTGCGACGCCCTCGACTGA